One Candidatus Babeliales bacterium DNA window includes the following coding sequences:
- a CDS encoding ATP-binding cassette domain-containing protein, with amino-acid sequence MIQLTGLKKAFGSKEITRGLDLTINTGEFIAIIGKSGEGKSVLLKQIIGLIKPDAGEVIIDNEDVTKLKGRKQQEVFKKCGYVFQFAALLDSLTVFENIGITLLEENIPQEKVLPLVIEKLNSVGLSQDVLDRYPAELSGGMKKRVGLARTLMLTPKILLYDEPTTGLDPMTTRLIHELILDTHQKFNITTVVISHDIEVFKFATHVAMLYEGKIVYKGDAKTIWECDNPYIYQFIRGLPEGPIEQVGTQQTNQPGTPTNEDSQQ; translated from the coding sequence ATGATACAGCTTACTGGTTTAAAAAAAGCATTCGGATCAAAAGAAATTACGCGCGGGCTTGATTTAACTATCAACACCGGCGAATTTATTGCTATCATTGGCAAATCTGGCGAAGGAAAATCTGTTTTACTTAAACAGATTATTGGTTTAATTAAACCAGACGCCGGCGAAGTAATTATTGATAATGAAGACGTAACCAAACTAAAAGGCAGAAAACAACAGGAAGTTTTTAAAAAATGCGGCTATGTTTTTCAGTTTGCCGCTCTTTTAGACTCATTAACCGTTTTTGAAAATATTGGCATTACGCTTTTGGAAGAAAATATTCCACAAGAAAAAGTTTTGCCCCTTGTCATTGAGAAGCTTAACAGCGTTGGACTAAGCCAAGATGTTTTGGACCGATACCCAGCAGAGCTTTCTGGTGGTATGAAAAAACGTGTTGGCCTTGCCCGAACACTCATGCTCACCCCAAAAATTCTGTTGTACGACGAACCAACAACGGGGCTAGACCCCATGACCACACGCCTTATTCATGAATTAATTTTAGACACGCATCAAAAATTTAATATCACCACTGTTGTTATTTCGCACGATATTGAAGTATTTAAATTTGCTACCCATGTTGCCATGCTTTATGAAGGTAAAATTGTTTATAAAGGCGATGCTAAAACAATTTGGGAATGCGATAATCCGTATATTTATCAGTTTATTCGCGGGCTACCTGAAGGACCTATTGAACAGGTAGGAACGCAGCAAACAAACCAACCAGG